One Misgurnus anguillicaudatus chromosome 20, ASM2758022v2, whole genome shotgun sequence DNA segment encodes these proteins:
- the gmnn gene encoding geminin, whose protein sequence is MSSIRRIKHAENPSENIKKFLVMPSSGSGSERRTLQVLQPSAVNKNLGRIVENGKSVPKRKMWGAEQVKGSKRVKAEVAIKTTSPENENQPEGVSQEAYELMIKETPGSSYWKEVAEERRKALFNVLQENEKLHKDIEAKDEQIAQLKSENEELQELAQHVQHMADMIERLTGKSPDNLEELREIAFDAEEECEEREDEDQEEEDEDPEEDCHEDEDNDGDTSREEAERDTKLIKDDSTTEES, encoded by the exons ATGAGCTCAATCAGAAGAATCAAGCATGCAGAGAATCCCTCTGAAAACATCAAG AAATTCCTTGTCATGCCAAGTTCTGGAAGTGGATCAGAGAGGAGGACGCTTCAGGTCCTTCAACCATCTGCTGTAAATAAGAACCTGGGACGGATAGTTGAG AATGGCAAATCCGTTCCTAAAAGGAAGATGTGGGGTGCTGAGCAGGTGAAAGGCTCGAAAAGGGTCAAAGCAGAAGTTGCAATAAAAACCACAAGTCCAGAAAATGAAAACCAGCCTGAGGGGGTTAGTCAAGAGGCGTATGAGCTCATGATCAAAG AAACTCCTGGATCTTCTTATTGGAAGGAGGTAGCAGAAGAAAGGCGCAAAGCGTTGTTCAATGTTCTCCAGGAGAACGAAAAG tTGCACAAAGACATTGAAGCCAAAGACGAACAGATTGCTCAGCTTAAAAGTGAGAACGAGGAATTACAGGAGCTGGCACAGCATGTACAACACATGGCTGACATGATTGAA agATTAACTGGCAAGAGTCCAGACAATCTAGAGGAGCTGCGAGAGATCGCTTTTGATGCAGAGGAAGAGTGTGAGGAACGTGAAGATGAGGATCAAGAGGAAGAAGATGAGGATCCAGAGGAAGACTGTCATGAAGATGAAGACAATGACGGAGATACCAGCAGGGAAGAGGCAGAACGGGACACAAAACTGATAAAGGACGATTCCACGACAGAAGAAAGCTGA
- the c20h6orf62 gene encoding uncharacterized protein C6orf62 homolog — MGDPNTRRNHTRNRLRAQLRKKRESLADQFDFKIYIAFVFKEKKKKSALFEVAEVVPVMTNNYEENILKGVKDSNYSLESSLELLQKDVVQLHAPRYQSMRRDVIGCTQEMDFILWPRNDIEKIVCLLFSRWKGAEHEPFRPVQAKFEFHHGDYEKQFLHAVGRKDKAGMVMNNPNQSVFLFMDRQHLQTPKAKLTVFKLCSLCLYLPQDQLTCWGVGDIEDHLRPYMPD, encoded by the exons ATGGGTGACCCAAATACTCGCCGAAATCACACGAGAAACCGACTTCGTGCCCAGCTACGAAAGAAAAGGGAGTCTCTGGCCGATCAGTTTGACTTCAAGATCTATATTGCCTTCGTATTTAAGGAAAAG AAAAAGAAGTCTGCGCTCTTTGAAGTAGCTGAGGTGGTACCCGTGATGACCAACAACTACGAGGAAAATATCCTTAAAGGCGTGAAGGATTCAAACTACTCCTTAGAGAGTTCATTAGAACTTCTCCAGAAAGATGTTGTGCAGTTGCATGCGCCTCGCTACCAGTCGATGCGTAGA GATGTGATAGGTTGTACCCAGGAGATGGACTTCATCCTTTGGCCCCGCAATGATATTGAGAAGATTGTCTGTCTCCTGTTCTCCAGATGGAAAGGGGCTGAACATGAACCATTCAGGCCTGTTCAG GCCAAGTTCGAGTTTCATCACGGAGACTATGAGAAACAGTTTTTGCATGCTGTTGGTAGGAAGGACAAGGCTGGGATGGTTATGAACAACCCCAACCAGTCTGTCTTTCTCTTTATGGACAGACAGCACTTACAG ACTCCAAAAGCCAAGCTCACAGTTTTCAAGTTGTGCAGTCTCTGTCTCTACCTGCCACAGGATCAGCTGACTTGTTGGGGGGTTGGAGACATCGAGGACCACCTCCGTCCATACATGCCTGATTAG
- the acot13 gene encoding acyl-coenzyme A thioesterase 13, whose protein sequence is MVSLSLNSLKQIMRAMVNSSGFDRVLSKVEIVSAAPGRVVCEMKVEEEHTNRGGTLHGGMTATLVDVISTTAIMYSERGAPGVSVDMNITYMNAAKVGEDVLITAQVLKQGRTLAFATVDLTNKANGKMIAQGRHTKHLGG, encoded by the exons ATGGTTTCCCTGTCTCTAAATTCACTAAAACAAATAATGCGTGCGATGGTGAATAGTTCTGGTTTTGATCGGGTTTTAAGCAAG GTTGAAATCGTGTCTGCAGCACCTGGTAGAGTTGTGTGTGAGATGAAGGTTGAGGAGGAGCACACAAACAGAGGAGGCACGCTTCACGGAGGAATGACAGCCACACTGGTGGACGTCATCTCCACTACTGCTATTATGTACAGTGAGAGGGGAGCACCGGGAGTCAGTGTCGACATGAATATAAC ATACATGAATGCGGCTAAAGTTGGAGAAGACGTATTAATCACTGCTCAGGTTTTAAAACAAGGAAGGACTTTGGCTTTTGCAACAGTAGATCTCACAAACAAGGCAAATGGAAAAATGATTGCTCAAGGAAGACACACAAAGCACCTTGGTGGTTaa
- the tdp2b gene encoding tyrosyl-DNA phosphodiesterase 2, giving the protein MARRYFFFKSVNMSSNVASGNHTDKQMSALEETRRNLCDQFAHVSGSESAVAQCYLAENDWDMERALNSFFEAHMDSVFDVEDEEETKNESGKKRKEVDSPETADNKGAKKSKSDKVHCIDLTVEEPSCSSNMNSKESQAVSKGSQSDDGDGKLSVISWNVDGLDTLNLADRARGLCSYLALYTPDVVFLQELIPAYIQYLKKRAVSYLFIEGSEDGYFTGIMLKKSRVKLLQSDIICYPTTQMMRNLLVAQVTFLGQKLYLMTSHLESCKNQSEERMKQLRVVFQKIREAPDDVTVLFGGDTNLRDSEVVKVGGLPQGVCDVWEQLGKQEHCRYTWDTKANSNKSVPYVSRCRFDRIYLRSAKTGPKFTPDHMVLVGMEKLDCSRYTSDHWGIYCTFTT; this is encoded by the exons atggcccgccgttattttttttttaaatctgtgaACATGTCCAGTAATGTCGCGTCAGGTAATCACACCGATAAACAAATGTCTGCCCTGGAAGAAACGAGAAGGAATCTTTGCGATCAGTTTGCACATGTCTCTGGATCAGAAAGTGCTGTTGCACAGTGTTATCTGGCAGAAAATGACTGGGACATGGAG AGAGCTTTGAACTCTTTCTTCGAGGCTCATATGGATTCAGTCTTTGATGTTGAAGATGAAGAGGAAACCAAAAATGAGTCTGGGAAAAAGAGAAAGGAAGTGGATTCACCCGAGACAGCTGATAATAAAGGAGCAAAGAAATCAAAGTCTGACAAAGTGCATTG CATTGACTTGACTGTGGAGGAGCCGTCCTGTTCCAGCAATATGAACTCAAAGGAAAGTCAAGCTGTTAGTAAAGGATCCCAGTCTGATGATGGAGATGGCAAGCTCTCGGTCATCAGCTGGAATGTGGATGGATTGGACACATTAAATCTCGCTGACCGTGCCAGAGGCTTGTGCTCATATCTAGCTCT CTATACACCAGATGTGGTATTTCTTCAAGAACTCATTCCAGCTTACATTCAGTATCTTAAAAAGCGCGCTGTCAGCTACTTGTTCATAGAGG GTAGCGAGGATGGATACTTCACAGGGATAATGCTGAAGAAATCAAGAGTAAAACTTTTGCAAAGTGACATCATTTGTTATCCTACAACACAGATGATGAGGAATCTGTTAGTTGCTCAG GTGACCTTTTTAGGGCAGAAGCTATATTTGATGACTTCACACTTGGAAAGCTGTAAGAATCAATCGGAGGAGAGAATGAAACAGCTGCGAGTCGTATTTCAAAAGATAAGAGAAGCACCAGATGACGTCACTGTCCTTTTCGGTGGGGATACCAATCTCAGGGACAGCGAG GTGGTAAAGGTTGGAGGCTTACCTCAAGGTGTGTGTGACGTGTGGGAACAGCTGGGCAAGCAGGAACACTGCAGGTACACCTGGGACACCAAAGCAAACAGCAACAAGAGCGTGCCTTACGTCAGCAGATGTCGCTTCGACCGCATCTACCTTAGGTCTGCTAAAACCGGACCCAAATTTACTCCTGACCACATGGTCTTGGTTGGAATGGAGAAACTGGACTGTAGCCGTTACACAAGCGATCACTGGGGAATTTACTGCACTTTTACTACGTGA